Proteins encoded in a region of the Papio anubis isolate 15944 chromosome 14, Panubis1.0, whole genome shotgun sequence genome:
- the LYG1 gene encoding lysozyme g-like protein 1 codes for MSALWLLLGLLALMDLSESSNWGCYGNIQTLDTPGASCGIGRHHGLNYCGVRASERLAEIDMPYLLKYQPTMQTVGQKYCVDPAVIAGILSRKSPSDKILVNVGDRTSMVQGPGSHAPAYWISESQVSQMTEALTTRIKEIQRRFPTWTPDQYLRGGLCAYSGGAGYVQSSQDLSCDFCNDVLARAKYLKRHGF; via the exons ATGTCTGCGTTGTGGCTGCTGCTGGGCCTCCTTGCCCTGATGG ACTTGTCTGAAAGCAGCAACTGGGGATGCTATGGAAACATCCAAACCCTGGACACCCCTGGAGCGTCTTGTGGGATTGGAAGACATCACGGCCTCAACTACTGTG GAGTTCGTGCTTCTGAAAGGCTGGCTGAAATAGACATGCCATACCTCCTGAAATATCAACCCACGATGCAAACCGTCGGCCAAAAGTACTGCGTGGATCCTGCCGTGATCGCTGGTATCTTGTCCAGGAAATCTCCTAGTGACAAAATTCTGGTCAACGTGGGTGATAGGACTAGCATGGTGCAG GGACCTGGCTCTCACGCTCCCGCATACTGGATTAGTGAGTCTCAGGTTTCCCAGATGACTGAAGCTCTGACTACTAGAATCAAAGAAATCCAGAGGAGGTTTCCAACCTGGACCCCTGACCAGTACCTGAGAG GTGGACTCTGCGCCTACAGTGGGGGTGCTGGCTATGTCCAAAGCAGCCAGGACCTGAGCTGTGACTTCTGCAATGATGTCCTTGCACGAGCCAAGTACCTCAAGAGACATGGCTTCTAA